The proteins below are encoded in one region of Xenopus laevis strain J_2021 chromosome 8L, Xenopus_laevis_v10.1, whole genome shotgun sequence:
- the nhlh1.L gene encoding nescient helix-loop-helix 1 L homeolog (The RefSeq protein has 1 substitution compared to this genomic sequence), whose amino-acid sequence MLNSEQTEIPVHSETESVFSDCGGGGGLNDGSGISLCGETRICEASDVVKRELQHLTREERRRRRRATAKYRTAHATRERIRVEAFNLAFAELHKLLPTLPPDKKLSKIEILRLAICYISYLNHVLDV is encoded by the coding sequence ATGTTAAATTCGGAGCAGACCGAGATCCCTGTCCACTCAGAAACTGAATCAGTCTTTAGTGATTGTGGTGGAGGAGGTGGCCTAAATGATGGCAGTGGGATCAGCTTGTGTGGAGAAACACGGATCTGTGAAGCTAGCGATGTGGTAAAAAGGGAGCTTCAGCACTTAACCCGAGAAGAACGACGTCGGCGGAGGAGGGCAACAGCTAAATACCGTACGGCGCATGCAACAAGGGAGCGTATAAGAGTGGAAGCTTTCAATTTGGCATTTGCAGAACTGCGCAAGCTTCTCCCAACTCTACCCCCAGACAAGAAACTCTCCAAAATTGAGATCCTTAGATTGGCCATCTGCTACATCTCCTATCTCAACCATGTTTTGGATGTGTGA